From a region of the Williamsia phyllosphaerae genome:
- a CDS encoding DUF1295 domain-containing protein, protein MMTFDWSQFVLVSAASLAGIIILLSITAAIGFSIGRHNVVDVTWGLGFVVIAAITAVLGNGDLWRRLLVLVLIGAWGLRLASSMFRRSRGKGEDPRYEKLLDDAGGNRTLTAITRIYATQGPALWFVSLPLQVSAVAHGTLWYLAVIGVIVWIVGVTFETVGDLQMDRFKADSSNKGTVMDKGLWRYTRHPNYFGDACVWWGTFLVCMTFWPTVVTFLSPIAMTYFLVFATGARLLERHMEQRPGYKEYQQRTSYFIPLPPKKS, encoded by the coding sequence CTGATGACCTTCGACTGGAGCCAGTTCGTCCTGGTGTCCGCGGCGAGTCTCGCGGGCATCATCATCCTGCTGTCGATCACCGCCGCCATCGGCTTCTCGATCGGTAGACACAACGTCGTCGACGTGACCTGGGGCCTGGGTTTCGTCGTGATCGCGGCGATCACCGCGGTGCTCGGCAACGGCGACCTGTGGCGCCGACTCCTCGTGCTCGTGCTCATCGGCGCGTGGGGACTGCGCCTGGCGTCGTCGATGTTCCGACGCTCGCGCGGCAAGGGCGAGGACCCGCGCTACGAGAAGCTCCTCGACGACGCGGGCGGCAACCGCACGCTGACCGCGATCACCCGGATCTACGCGACGCAGGGACCCGCCCTGTGGTTCGTCTCGCTTCCGCTGCAGGTGTCGGCGGTCGCGCACGGCACGCTCTGGTACCTCGCGGTGATCGGTGTGATCGTCTGGATCGTCGGCGTCACGTTCGAGACCGTGGGCGACCTGCAGATGGATCGGTTCAAGGCCGATTCGTCGAACAAGGGCACCGTCATGGACAAGGGGCTGTGGCGATACACCCGGCACCCCAACTACTTCGGCGATGCCTGCGTCTGGTGGGGCACGTTTCTCGTGTGCATGACGTTCTGGCCCACCGTCGTGACGTTCCTGTCCCCGATCGCGATGACCTACTTCCTCGTGTTCGCGACCGGCGCCCGGCTGCTCGAACGGCATATGGAGCAGCGCCCGGGATACAAGGAATACCAACAGCGCACCAGCTACTTCATCCCGCTGCCGCCCAAGAAGAGCTGA
- a CDS encoding SAM-dependent methyltransferase → MSITDTTPAPATTGAAGTVANLLAPYVGGEIPVHLTAWDGSTAGPVDAPHVTLRSPDALRRLLWSPGELGAAQAYVTGEIDVEGDLNEALTHIWTVIAERNLSRIKITPARVAQLVRAVAKLGVLGRPLPAPASQAVVKGKLHTLARDRAAISHHYDLSNDFYSMVLDPNMAYSSAYFTSDAPDYTLEQAQRDKLDMVCRKIGLDARPGMRFLDVGCGWGSLSLFAASEYGAQVTGVTISKEQKAFIDARIAERGLGDRVEIRIQDYREIPDGPFDAVASIEMGEHVGQENYPTYTKALHDNVIEGGRVLIQQMSRKHGDNPGGGPFIEQFIAPDMFMRPVGETVAMIEESGLEVRDVHAMREHYVRTVDVWYDTFEKRWDDVVAMVGEETARVWRLYLVGGGMAFRDGRMGVDQILSVRTNLRGRSSMPPVRNF, encoded by the coding sequence ATGAGCATCACCGACACCACCCCCGCACCGGCCACGACCGGTGCCGCCGGCACCGTCGCGAACCTGCTGGCGCCGTACGTCGGCGGCGAGATCCCCGTGCACCTCACCGCCTGGGACGGCAGCACCGCCGGTCCGGTCGACGCGCCGCACGTCACCCTGCGCAGCCCCGACGCGCTGCGGCGTCTGCTGTGGAGCCCGGGCGAACTCGGTGCCGCGCAGGCCTACGTCACCGGCGAGATCGACGTGGAGGGTGACCTCAACGAGGCGCTGACCCACATCTGGACGGTGATCGCCGAGCGGAACCTGTCGCGCATCAAGATCACCCCTGCCCGCGTCGCACAACTGGTCCGCGCGGTCGCCAAGCTCGGCGTCCTCGGTCGGCCGCTGCCCGCCCCCGCATCGCAGGCCGTGGTCAAGGGCAAGCTGCACACCCTCGCCCGCGACCGCGCCGCCATCAGCCACCACTACGACCTGTCGAACGACTTCTACTCGATGGTGCTCGACCCGAACATGGCGTACTCGAGTGCCTACTTCACCTCCGACGCACCGGATTACACCCTCGAGCAGGCGCAGCGCGACAAGCTCGACATGGTCTGCCGCAAGATCGGACTCGACGCCCGCCCGGGCATGCGATTCCTCGACGTCGGCTGCGGCTGGGGCTCGCTGAGCCTGTTCGCGGCCAGTGAGTACGGCGCTCAGGTCACCGGTGTCACCATCTCCAAGGAGCAGAAGGCGTTCATCGACGCGCGGATCGCCGAGCGCGGGTTGGGTGACCGCGTCGAGATCCGCATCCAGGACTACCGCGAGATCCCGGACGGCCCGTTCGACGCCGTCGCCTCGATCGAGATGGGCGAGCACGTCGGCCAGGAGAACTACCCGACCTACACGAAGGCATTGCACGACAACGTCATCGAGGGTGGACGCGTGCTCATCCAGCAGATGTCGCGAAAGCACGGCGACAACCCGGGAGGCGGACCGTTCATCGAGCAGTTCATCGCCCCCGACATGTTCATGCGTCCGGTCGGCGAGACCGTCGCGATGATCGAGGAGTCCGGACTCGAGGTCCGCGACGTCCACGCGATGCGCGAGCACTACGTCCGCACCGTCGACGTCTGGTACGACACCTTCGAGAAGCGATGGGACGACGTCGTCGCCATGGTCGGCGAGGAGACGGCCCGGGTCTGGCGGCTCTATCTCGTCGGTGGCGGCATGGCCTTCCGTGACGGCCGGATGGGCGTCGACCAGATCCTCTCCGTCCGCACCAACTTGCGCGGCCGGTCGTCGATGCCGCCGGTGCGGAACTTCTGA
- a CDS encoding alpha/beta hydrolase — MSSDTTGPLTPVLHWVATPADPSAVVLVLHGGKVRSTAPAQTNHLSAARMRPFARAVATKVPNTAVVMLQYRMRGWNGADESPVADARWALDEIRTRFGDTPVILLGHSMGGRTAAAVADDASVCAVMALAPWWMDPGATDTFRPGRQLVVLHGTMDRWTSPRISRAATERAADRGVDATWTSMSFAGHFMLMRPWVWTRKVVKTITAMAQRCRDDHPEHRARQENRR, encoded by the coding sequence ATGAGTTCTGACACCACGGGGCCGCTCACGCCTGTCCTGCACTGGGTGGCGACACCGGCCGACCCGTCGGCGGTGGTCCTGGTGCTGCACGGCGGCAAGGTCCGCAGCACCGCGCCCGCGCAGACCAACCACCTCTCCGCCGCCCGGATGCGACCGTTCGCGCGGGCCGTCGCCACAAAGGTCCCGAACACCGCGGTGGTCATGCTGCAGTACCGGATGCGCGGCTGGAACGGTGCCGATGAGAGTCCGGTCGCCGACGCACGCTGGGCGCTCGACGAGATCCGGACGCGGTTCGGCGACACCCCGGTGATCCTGCTCGGGCACTCGATGGGCGGACGGACCGCGGCTGCGGTCGCCGACGACGCGTCGGTGTGCGCGGTCATGGCGCTCGCGCCGTGGTGGATGGACCCGGGCGCGACCGACACCTTCCGGCCCGGCCGGCAGCTCGTGGTGCTGCACGGGACGATGGACCGCTGGACCAGCCCGCGGATCTCGCGCGCGGCGACCGAGCGCGCCGCCGACCGCGGTGTCGACGCCACCTGGACGTCGATGAGCTTCGCCGGACACTTCATGCTGATGCGGCCGTGGGTGTGGACCCGCAAGGTCGTGAAGACGATCACCGCCATGGCGCAACGCTGCCGAGACGATCACCCCGAGCACCGGGCCCGACAGGAGAACCGACGATGA
- the lysX gene encoding bifunctional lysylphosphatidylglycerol synthetase/lysine--tRNA ligase LysX — MNGQRGQVAAERIALWSGRLLGIAAVVSLIAIPFRHFRFVDALTDLVGAFNVPADPSIFVILLVLALAGAVRRRFKAAHTALLAVMVLAVIDDVLVLLSTFIEDIDTDNDYDAFATSPVTASVVLVVGVVVLGAFVYSRRAFTAELAHRSVRAALGVLVGGLAASFVITFVLTVTFPHTLRGWDEKAQWALRSTFGDRAGMSDALLQGHQGHHPIYVLAGWMSALALVLALMVLYRANRDNEFADAEQELRIRELLLCNGEDDSLGYFATRRDKSVVFSPDGRAAVTFRAVGSVSVASADPIGAPESWLPAVQAWLANCRTHSLHAAVLAASEAGAKVYRAAGLKVLAIGDEAIIDVDDFSLRGASMKPVRQAVNRVTAAGYTTTIKRHGELSPDELANIEHLADKWRGEDTERGFSMALNRVGDPADGRCLIITAHDQDGEIRAFLSFVPWGLRGVSLDLMRRDRAAENGVNEYLVSRLIESAGDLGIRRISLNFAVFRSVFSDAEREGAGPVTRTVDSVLGFASKFYQLETLYKSNQKYHPEWLPRMLCYHPSLTVMRAAVAVGVAEGFLPHMGPTFLVGSKTPDTQPRRTDTGFVDAVNALERDLLVTRVPPPRLNDQQRTRRTKLDGIRAAGHEPYPVAVPRTDRVADIVAAHSGLAAEARTSTTVSIAGRVRAVRDLGGVVFALLEDDGARIQILSDADTARPGEHDRFRRIVDVGDLISVTGEVVGSRSGELSVSVATWEMAGKCLNPLPQLTAELSDDVRVRDRPLDLITSRSAVDLLQKRSRGVRALRDTLHAHQFLEVETPMLQTVHGGASARPFKTHINAYDQQLYLRIAPELYLKRLCVSGMGAIFELNRNFRNEGADATHNPEFTSLEAYQAYGDYNSMRELTRELILAMAVAVNGEPIALQPGESGEIETVQLDGTWPIITVHEAVSRACGSAVSSSSNAADVAEICARHGIDTTAEMSAGKMVMELYEALVEKQTRFPTFYYDFPIEVSPLARKHRSDPRLTEQWDLVGFGAELGTAYSELTDPVDQRDRLTRQSMQAAGGDPEAMSLDEDFLHALGYAMPPTGGLGLGVDRLVMMLSGVAIRPTLTFPFVRPQQ; from the coding sequence GTGAACGGGCAACGCGGACAGGTCGCAGCCGAGCGGATCGCCCTCTGGTCCGGTCGCCTCCTGGGCATTGCCGCGGTGGTGTCGCTGATCGCGATCCCGTTCCGCCACTTCCGGTTCGTCGACGCCCTCACCGACCTCGTCGGCGCGTTCAACGTGCCCGCCGACCCCAGCATCTTCGTGATCCTGCTCGTGCTCGCGCTGGCCGGTGCCGTGCGCCGACGGTTCAAGGCCGCGCACACCGCGTTGCTGGCGGTGATGGTGCTCGCCGTCATCGACGACGTCCTCGTGCTGCTGAGCACCTTCATCGAGGACATCGACACCGACAACGACTACGACGCGTTCGCGACCTCACCGGTGACCGCGTCGGTGGTGCTCGTGGTCGGCGTCGTCGTCCTCGGCGCGTTCGTCTACTCCCGTCGGGCGTTCACCGCCGAGCTGGCCCACCGCTCGGTCCGCGCGGCACTCGGTGTCCTCGTCGGCGGTCTGGCGGCGTCCTTCGTCATCACGTTCGTGCTGACCGTCACCTTCCCGCACACGTTGCGGGGCTGGGACGAGAAGGCGCAGTGGGCGCTGCGGTCGACCTTCGGTGACCGCGCCGGGATGAGCGACGCCCTGCTGCAAGGGCACCAGGGTCACCACCCGATCTACGTGCTGGCCGGGTGGATGTCGGCGCTGGCGCTGGTCCTCGCGCTGATGGTGCTCTACCGGGCCAACCGCGACAACGAGTTCGCCGACGCCGAGCAGGAACTGCGCATCCGCGAACTGCTGCTGTGCAACGGCGAGGACGACTCGCTGGGCTACTTCGCCACCCGCCGCGACAAGTCGGTGGTCTTCTCCCCGGACGGCCGGGCCGCGGTGACCTTCCGGGCCGTGGGCAGCGTGAGCGTCGCCAGCGCCGACCCCATCGGTGCGCCCGAGTCATGGCTGCCCGCAGTCCAGGCGTGGCTCGCGAACTGCCGCACCCACAGCCTGCACGCGGCGGTGTTGGCGGCGAGTGAGGCCGGCGCGAAGGTCTACCGCGCGGCCGGACTCAAGGTCCTCGCGATCGGCGACGAGGCCATCATCGACGTCGACGACTTCAGCCTGCGCGGCGCCTCGATGAAGCCGGTGCGCCAGGCCGTCAACCGCGTCACCGCGGCGGGCTACACCACCACGATCAAGCGGCACGGCGAGCTGAGCCCGGACGAGCTGGCGAACATCGAGCACCTCGCCGACAAGTGGCGCGGCGAGGACACCGAGCGCGGGTTCTCGATGGCGCTCAACCGTGTCGGCGACCCGGCCGACGGTCGGTGCCTGATCATCACCGCACACGACCAGGACGGTGAGATCCGGGCGTTCCTGTCGTTCGTCCCGTGGGGGTTGCGCGGGGTGTCGCTCGACCTGATGCGCCGCGACCGCGCCGCGGAGAACGGCGTCAACGAGTACCTGGTTTCCCGGCTCATCGAGTCGGCGGGTGATCTCGGCATCCGACGGATCTCGCTGAACTTCGCGGTGTTCCGCTCGGTGTTCTCCGACGCGGAGCGGGAGGGGGCGGGTCCGGTCACCCGAACGGTGGACTCGGTTCTCGGGTTCGCGTCGAAGTTCTACCAGCTGGAGACGCTGTACAAGTCGAACCAGAAGTACCACCCGGAGTGGCTGCCGCGGATGCTCTGCTACCACCCCTCGCTCACCGTCATGCGGGCCGCGGTCGCGGTCGGTGTCGCGGAGGGATTCCTGCCGCACATGGGGCCGACGTTCCTGGTCGGTTCCAAGACCCCGGACACCCAGCCGCGTCGTACCGACACTGGCTTCGTCGACGCCGTCAACGCGCTCGAGCGCGACCTGCTGGTCACTCGGGTCCCGCCACCGCGGCTCAACGACCAGCAACGCACGCGGCGGACGAAGCTCGACGGCATTCGCGCCGCCGGGCACGAGCCGTACCCGGTCGCGGTGCCGCGAACCGATCGCGTGGCCGACATCGTCGCCGCCCACAGCGGCCTCGCGGCCGAGGCCAGGACGTCGACCACGGTGTCGATCGCGGGGCGGGTCCGTGCGGTGCGCGACCTCGGCGGCGTGGTCTTCGCCCTCCTAGAGGACGACGGCGCGCGCATCCAGATCCTTTCCGACGCCGACACCGCGCGGCCCGGTGAGCACGATCGGTTCCGTCGGATCGTCGATGTCGGTGACCTGATCAGCGTCACCGGAGAGGTGGTCGGGTCGCGCAGCGGCGAGTTGTCGGTGTCGGTGGCGACCTGGGAGATGGCGGGCAAGTGCCTCAACCCGCTGCCTCAGCTGACCGCCGAACTCAGCGACGACGTCCGCGTCCGCGACCGGCCGCTCGACCTCATCACCAGTCGATCGGCGGTCGACCTGCTGCAGAAACGCTCCCGTGGAGTCCGCGCGCTGCGCGACACCCTGCACGCGCACCAGTTCCTCGAGGTCGAGACGCCGATGCTGCAGACCGTGCACGGCGGCGCCTCGGCGCGACCGTTCAAGACCCACATCAACGCCTACGACCAGCAGCTCTACCTGCGCATCGCGCCGGAGCTCTACCTCAAACGGTTGTGCGTCAGCGGGATGGGCGCGATCTTCGAGCTGAACCGCAACTTCCGCAACGAGGGCGCCGACGCCACCCACAACCCGGAGTTCACCTCGCTGGAGGCGTACCAGGCCTACGGCGACTACAACTCGATGCGGGAACTGACCCGCGAACTTATCCTGGCGATGGCCGTCGCCGTCAACGGTGAACCGATCGCGTTGCAGCCGGGGGAGTCCGGCGAGATCGAGACCGTGCAACTCGACGGCACCTGGCCGATCATCACCGTCCACGAGGCGGTGTCGCGGGCGTGCGGGTCGGCGGTCAGCTCGTCGTCGAATGCCGCCGACGTCGCCGAGATCTGCGCCCGCCACGGCATCGACACCACCGCCGAGATGTCCGCGGGAAAGATGGTCATGGAGCTCTACGAGGCCCTCGTCGAGAAGCAGACCCGGTTCCCGACGTTCTACTACGACTTCCCGATCGAGGTCTCGCCCCTGGCTCGCAAGCATCGCTCGGATCCGCGACTCACCGAGCAGTGGGACCTCGTCGGGTTCGGCGCCGAGCTCGGAACCGCCTACTCCGAGCTCACCGACCCGGTGGACCAGCGCGACCGGCTCACCCGACAGTCGATGCAGGCCGCCGGTGGTGACCCCGAGGCGATGTCGTTGGACGAGGACTTCCTGCACGCCCTCGGCTACGCCATGCCGCCGACCGGCGGGCTCGGACTCGGCGTCGACCGGCTGGTCATGATGCTCTCCGGTGTCGCGATCCGTCCCACGCTCACGTTCCCGTTCGTGCGGCCGCAGCAGTAA
- a CDS encoding APC family permease codes for MSRNVPESIGYAAKRLVLGRPMITEQLKNERLSNPVALGVLAPDAISSTAYGSELILVELLPYAGLAAFSLLLPLTGVILCILILVAASYRQVVMAYTRAGGSYVVARENFGPRVAQIAAAALLIDYVVTVAVQASAGTVAVVSAVKVLGPYSLEITIGVVVVMCWVNLRGLKEAGRPFAMPTYFFTGMLLLMIVVGIVREATTGLAKYVPSELPGTVAVHQGNGLIAGATLLILLRAFANGGSSLTGVEAISNTVGSFRKPEGANARTVLTVMACILGILLTGVAWLAYETHATPYVDGYPSVLSEIARRVFGGGALGTTLYVMLQIATAAILFTGANTSFNGFPALANFVAADRFLPRQLTKRGHRLVFSNGILVLAVLAIVLLITTGGSVNALIPFYAIGVFTGFAMAGYGMTKHHLTHKESGWRHKLSINLAAGVVSTVVVAIFAIAKFTEGAWLVVVVFPLLVFGLIRLNREYRAEAAILEEFRTNRPEQVNYARHTAFVLVSSVDLAVLEALRYGHGLRADELTAVHLMVDAAQAEKLRARWEHYDLRTPLRIVDCPDRRLTRGVQRLVVDALARAPRSHVTVLLPRRTYAPVLGRLLHDRSADKISRAVSEIPHAAATIIPFDVQAEIRKAFPDVVEERLTRKIEQLQARIARDDDAELRDHAEPESPASTLAIGGLMVGHRGTVEGRVRNTFDKVIDDTSVHIVEVEDDSGLLRLRFADDAGSDIVAGQLVRASGKARQGRKGVVMVDPSYEIVTDTDGTDPAPDPASDPD; via the coding sequence TTGTCGCGCAATGTGCCGGAGTCGATCGGTTACGCGGCCAAGCGCCTCGTCCTCGGCAGGCCGATGATCACCGAGCAGCTCAAGAACGAGCGCCTGTCGAACCCGGTTGCCCTCGGGGTCCTCGCCCCCGACGCCATCTCGTCGACGGCGTACGGCAGCGAGCTCATCCTCGTCGAACTGCTCCCCTACGCCGGGCTCGCCGCGTTCTCCCTGCTGTTGCCGTTGACCGGGGTGATCCTGTGCATCCTGATCCTGGTCGCCGCGTCCTATCGCCAGGTGGTGATGGCCTACACCCGTGCCGGCGGGTCCTATGTCGTCGCGCGGGAGAACTTCGGGCCCCGGGTGGCGCAGATCGCGGCCGCGGCGTTGCTCATCGACTACGTGGTCACCGTGGCCGTGCAGGCGTCGGCGGGGACCGTGGCCGTGGTGTCGGCGGTCAAGGTGCTCGGTCCCTACAGCCTCGAGATCACCATCGGCGTCGTTGTCGTCATGTGCTGGGTGAACCTCCGCGGGTTGAAGGAGGCCGGGCGCCCGTTCGCGATGCCGACCTACTTCTTCACCGGGATGCTGCTGCTCATGATCGTGGTCGGCATCGTGCGCGAGGCGACCACGGGTCTGGCGAAGTACGTGCCGTCGGAGTTGCCGGGGACCGTCGCGGTGCACCAGGGCAACGGTCTGATCGCCGGGGCTACCCTGCTGATCCTGCTCCGCGCGTTCGCCAACGGCGGGTCGTCGCTCACCGGTGTCGAGGCCATCTCGAACACGGTCGGCTCGTTCCGCAAGCCGGAGGGCGCCAACGCCCGCACGGTACTGACGGTGATGGCGTGCATCCTCGGAATCCTGCTCACCGGTGTCGCCTGGTTGGCCTACGAGACCCATGCGACCCCATACGTCGACGGATATCCGTCGGTGCTCTCGGAGATCGCGCGACGCGTCTTCGGCGGCGGAGCGTTGGGCACCACCCTCTACGTGATGCTCCAGATCGCGACCGCGGCCATCCTCTTCACCGGGGCCAACACCAGCTTCAACGGCTTCCCGGCACTGGCCAACTTCGTTGCCGCCGATCGGTTCCTGCCCCGGCAACTCACCAAGCGTGGACACCGTCTCGTGTTCTCCAACGGCATTCTCGTGCTGGCCGTCCTCGCCATCGTGCTGCTGATCACGACCGGCGGCTCGGTCAACGCACTGATCCCGTTCTACGCGATCGGGGTGTTCACCGGATTCGCGATGGCCGGGTACGGGATGACCAAACACCACCTGACACACAAGGAATCAGGGTGGCGCCACAAGCTGTCGATCAACCTCGCCGCCGGTGTCGTCTCGACCGTGGTCGTCGCGATATTCGCCATCGCGAAGTTCACCGAGGGCGCCTGGTTGGTGGTCGTCGTGTTCCCGCTGTTGGTCTTCGGTCTGATCCGCCTGAACCGTGAGTACCGCGCCGAAGCAGCCATTCTCGAGGAGTTCCGGACCAACCGGCCCGAGCAGGTGAACTACGCCCGACACACCGCGTTCGTGCTCGTCAGTTCGGTCGATCTCGCGGTCCTCGAGGCGTTGCGGTACGGCCACGGTCTACGCGCCGACGAACTGACCGCCGTGCACCTGATGGTCGACGCGGCCCAGGCCGAGAAGCTGCGGGCGCGATGGGAGCACTACGACCTACGGACCCCGTTGAGGATCGTCGACTGCCCCGATCGGCGACTGACGCGCGGCGTGCAGCGCCTCGTCGTCGACGCGTTGGCCCGGGCACCGCGATCCCACGTGACGGTGCTGTTGCCGCGGCGCACCTACGCGCCGGTCCTCGGCCGGCTGCTGCACGATCGCAGCGCCGACAAGATCTCCCGTGCCGTCAGCGAGATCCCGCATGCCGCCGCGACGATCATCCCGTTCGATGTCCAGGCCGAGATCCGCAAGGCCTTCCCGGATGTCGTCGAGGAGAGGTTGACCCGAAAGATAGAGCAACTGCAGGCGCGGATCGCCCGCGACGACGACGCCGAGTTGCGCGACCACGCCGAACCGGAGAGCCCGGCATCGACGTTGGCGATCGGCGGGCTCATGGTGGGCCATCGCGGCACCGTCGAGGGCCGCGTGCGCAACACCTTCGACAAGGTGATCGACGACACGTCGGTACACATCGTGGAGGTCGAGGACGACAGCGGTCTCCTCCGATTGCGTTTCGCCGACGACGCCGGTTCCGACATCGTCGCCGGACAGCTGGTGCGGGCCAGCGGCAAGGCGCGCCAGGGTCGCAAGGGGGTCGTGATGGTCGACCCGTCCTACGAGATCGTCACCGACACCGACGGCACCGACCCGGCACCGGACCCCGCATCCGACCCCGACTGA
- a CDS encoding NAD(P)/FAD-dependent oxidoreductase produces MPDQRPHVLIIGGGFAGLFAARKLRRAAVSVTLIDRGTSHVFQPLLYQCATGLLSEGDICSPLRHLLRKQRNISVLLGEATDIDAEAKTVRARRFDGSSFDLSYDYLIMAGGARQSYHGNEAFEEFAPGMKSVDDALAIRRKIISSFEIAETLPTADLRRPWLTFVISGGGPTGVELAGQIREMAIRSLAREFDTIDPTEATVVLVHGGERVLESFHPSLSAKAQRTLDKIGVETRLGLHVTDVGTDYAVTTDKKTKATVQIDTHTVLWTAGVEAVPFAGAVNSAAGVEPARGGTIPVGPDLRVAGHPEIFAVGDVMSLDKLPGVAEVAMQSGHHAATLIKRDVAKKGDANAPFKYRDLGTAAYISRHHALLQSGPIRLSGYLGWVGWGFIHIAFLAGGRNRVWTLAGWASTLGTGSRGERAITFGDPATARRPYP; encoded by the coding sequence ATGCCTGACCAACGCCCCCACGTACTGATCATCGGCGGCGGGTTCGCCGGTTTGTTCGCCGCGCGCAAGCTGCGCAGGGCGGCGGTGTCGGTGACGCTCATCGACCGCGGCACGAGTCACGTCTTCCAGCCGCTGCTCTACCAGTGCGCGACCGGACTGCTCTCCGAAGGCGACATCTGCAGTCCGCTGCGGCATCTGCTGCGCAAACAGCGCAACATCTCCGTCCTGCTCGGCGAGGCCACCGACATCGACGCCGAGGCGAAGACGGTCCGCGCCCGCCGGTTCGACGGATCGTCGTTCGACCTGAGCTACGACTACCTGATCATGGCCGGCGGGGCGCGGCAGTCGTACCACGGCAACGAGGCGTTCGAGGAGTTCGCGCCGGGGATGAAGTCGGTCGACGACGCGCTGGCCATCCGTCGCAAGATCATCTCCTCGTTCGAGATCGCCGAGACCCTGCCCACCGCGGACCTGCGTCGGCCGTGGCTGACGTTCGTGATCAGCGGCGGCGGGCCCACCGGTGTGGAACTGGCCGGTCAGATCCGTGAGATGGCGATCCGGTCGCTGGCCCGCGAGTTCGACACCATCGACCCCACCGAGGCGACCGTCGTCCTCGTCCACGGTGGCGAGCGGGTGCTGGAGTCGTTCCACCCGAGCCTGTCGGCGAAAGCGCAACGGACACTGGACAAGATCGGTGTCGAGACCCGGCTGGGCCTGCACGTCACCGACGTCGGGACCGACTACGCGGTCACCACCGACAAGAAGACCAAGGCGACGGTCCAGATCGACACGCACACCGTGCTGTGGACCGCGGGTGTCGAGGCGGTGCCGTTCGCCGGGGCGGTGAACTCGGCCGCCGGCGTCGAACCCGCCCGCGGAGGAACCATTCCCGTCGGGCCCGATCTGCGCGTCGCGGGCCACCCCGAGATCTTCGCCGTCGGTGACGTGATGAGTCTGGACAAGCTGCCCGGTGTCGCCGAGGTGGCGATGCAGTCGGGGCACCACGCGGCCACGCTGATCAAGCGGGACGTCGCGAAGAAGGGCGATGCGAACGCACCCTTCAAGTACCGCGATCTCGGTACCGCCGCCTACATCTCGCGACACCACGCGCTACTGCAGTCCGGCCCGATCCGCCTGTCGGGGTACCTCGGCTGGGTCGGATGGGGGTTCATCCACATCGCCTTCCTGGCCGGTGGGCGCAACCGGGTGTGGACGCTCGCGGGCTGGGCGTCGACCCTGGGTACCGGGAGCCGTGGCGAGCGGGCCATCACCTTCGGTGACCCGGCCACCGCGCGTCGCCCCTACCCCTGA
- a CDS encoding O-acetyl-ADP-ribose deacetylase yields the protein MTIIDVTQGDITAVRSDVIVNAANRTLLGGGGVDGAIHRAGGPDILRECELIRAVTLPDGLDVGAAVATTAGRLPARWVIHTVGPRWSRHEDRSQILRLAYSRCLLLARSLGADSIAFPLVSGGAYGWPVDDAVAQQVRAIKDAEVSVDLVTLVAYSADIARLTRAAVG from the coding sequence ATGACCATCATCGATGTGACGCAGGGCGACATCACCGCCGTGCGCAGCGACGTCATCGTCAACGCCGCCAACCGCACGCTGCTCGGCGGGGGCGGGGTGGACGGCGCCATCCACCGGGCCGGCGGACCGGACATCCTTCGCGAATGCGAACTGATCCGCGCCGTCACCCTGCCCGACGGGCTCGACGTGGGGGCCGCGGTCGCCACGACGGCCGGGCGGCTCCCTGCGCGGTGGGTCATCCACACCGTCGGACCGCGGTGGTCCCGGCACGAGGACCGCTCGCAGATCCTGCGACTGGCCTATTCGCGGTGTCTGCTGCTGGCGCGGTCGTTGGGCGCGGACTCCATCGCCTTCCCGCTGGTCTCCGGCGGCGCCTACGGGTGGCCGGTCGACGACGCTGTCGCGCAACAGGTCCGCGCGATCAAGGACGCCGAGGTCTCGGTCGACCTGGTCACCCTGGTGGCCTACTCGGCCGACATCGCGCGGCTCACGCGGGCCGCGGTGGGCTGA